The following coding sequences are from one Malaciobacter pacificus window:
- a CDS encoding RraA family protein, whose product MDYDKFADFSPCDYAGPLKRESFMDCGIKELWQGIPRISGPAFTVEMVGGENLSLHRAIYEAPVGSIIVAQSNTMDYAVIGGNVSLIAKKRGIKGFVIDGLVRDIGEIRENQVAIFGRGVIPMPGGKKNAVPVNIPITAGGISVNPGDIIVADEEGVAVIPKEKAEDIYAQTKANVQKEKEMSFEQWAANHKDKIDSFYKI is encoded by the coding sequence ATGGATTATGATAAATTTGCAGACTTTTCACCTTGTGATTATGCAGGACCTTTAAAAAGAGAGAGTTTTATGGATTGTGGTATAAAAGAGTTATGGCAAGGTATTCCAAGAATTTCTGGACCTGCTTTTACTGTTGAAATGGTTGGTGGTGAGAATTTAAGTTTGCATAGAGCAATTTATGAAGCTCCTGTTGGTTCAATTATTGTAGCTCAATCAAATACAATGGATTATGCTGTAATTGGTGGAAATGTATCTTTAATTGCTAAAAAAAGAGGAATTAAAGGTTTTGTGATTGATGGACTTGTTAGAGATATTGGTGAAATTAGAGAAAACCAAGTAGCAATCTTTGGAAGAGGTGTAATACCTATGCCAGGTGGTAAGAAAAATGCCGTTCCTGTTAATATCCCTATAACTGCTGGTGGAATATCAGTTAATCCAGGTGATATAATAGTTGCTGATGAAGAAGGCGTTGCTGTTATTCCAAAAGAGAAAGCTGAGGATATTTATGCTCAAACAAAAGCAAATGTACAAAAAGAAAAAGAGATGAGTTTTGAACAGTGGGCAGCAAATCACAAAGATAAAATTGATTCTTTTTATAAAATATAA
- a CDS encoding ATP-binding protein, with protein sequence MTIRQRLYISFSLILLITIFIIGVFFYSIYNFNEVHLSQKHRYDQIRRVEKLKEYNNSFSWIVLDIITDYEKINIVKERLNKSDELLKKLLLKKEITIENSESIIEKENLQLIFLQFEKIHKLIRNELYGIVLTKEENRTFNDFNTSFESLSKQVDELLDYEIDYLQNELNKTEIDKNNFIDTIKIEVVILFLVALILALIISSKIIREIKDKLDKLNKGVLQLFNDDENKIKVDIGKNNELNEITNNLNSYLEKQEDIIHSREELLRNISHELKTPITKGKFLLENLKDKLDKNELSNINSVFVDIEELTSKLLQREKLNFATLNITNFKISSLILEALSKLSIDDESKIELNVDDDFEISADKYYMTMVLKNLIDNAMKYTNNYPIKIQTLNNRIYIKNLGNKLHNDLIYYTRPFTRDPNQQLGHGLGLNIVNKIVKMHDFTLDYDYKDSYNIFIIKFK encoded by the coding sequence ATGACAATTAGGCAAAGACTTTATATCTCATTCTCTTTAATCTTATTGATTACAATATTTATTATAGGTGTATTTTTTTACTCAATTTATAATTTCAATGAAGTACATTTATCTCAAAAACATAGATATGACCAAATTAGAAGGGTTGAAAAACTAAAGGAGTATAACAACTCTTTTTCTTGGATTGTATTAGATATTATTACTGATTATGAAAAAATAAATATTGTAAAAGAGAGACTTAATAAATCAGATGAGTTATTAAAAAAACTACTTTTAAAAAAAGAGATAACAATTGAAAACTCTGAATCTATAATTGAAAAAGAGAATCTTCAATTGATTTTCTTACAGTTTGAAAAAATACATAAACTAATTAGAAATGAATTATATGGAATAGTTTTAACAAAAGAAGAGAATAGAACTTTCAATGATTTCAACACAAGTTTTGAGTCTTTAAGTAAGCAAGTAGATGAGCTTTTAGATTATGAAATTGATTATTTGCAAAATGAACTTAATAAAACAGAAATAGATAAAAATAACTTTATTGATACTATAAAAATTGAGGTTGTAATTCTTTTTTTAGTTGCACTAATTTTAGCCCTTATAATATCTTCAAAAATTATAAGAGAGATAAAAGATAAACTTGATAAATTAAATAAAGGTGTCTTACAACTCTTTAATGATGATGAAAATAAAATTAAAGTTGATATTGGTAAAAACAATGAATTAAATGAAATTACTAATAATCTAAACTCATATTTAGAAAAACAAGAAGATATAATTCATTCAAGGGAAGAGCTACTTAGAAATATAAGTCATGAATTAAAAACACCAATTACAAAAGGTAAATTTTTATTAGAGAATCTAAAAGATAAACTAGATAAAAATGAACTATCAAATATAAATAGTGTTTTTGTTGATATTGAAGAGCTAACTAGTAAACTTCTTCAAAGAGAGAAATTAAATTTTGCAACTTTAAATATTACAAATTTTAAAATTAGTTCTTTGATATTAGAAGCTCTATCTAAACTCTCAATAGATGATGAATCAAAGATTGAATTAAATGTTGATGATGATTTTGAAATAAGTGCAGATAAGTACTACATGACAATGGTTCTAAAAAATCTAATCGATAATGCAATGAAATATACAAACAATTATCCAATAAAGATTCAAACACTTAATAATAGAATATATATTAAAAATTTAGGAAATAAATTACATAATGATTTAATATATTATACAAGACCTTTTACAAGGGATCCAAACCAGCAATTAGGTCATGGATTGGGATTAAATATTGTAAATAAGATTGTAAAAATGCATGACTTTACCTTAGATTATGACTATAAAGACTCTTATAATATTTTTATAATAAAATTTAAATAA
- a CDS encoding response regulator transcription factor yields the protein MKNNNVLLIEDNLELQNLISGFLEPYNYTCKVFSDPFEALKEFEENFTNYSIVILDLGLPGMDGFDLFKKLKEIKNIPIIISTARDDIGNKIHGFELGADDYLSKPYEPRELVLRIDATLKRYSSSNEMNINDLYIDLDKKRVFLENQEIEFTKIESEIFFMFVNNINKVVSREDILNQTSLKKDTKNRTIDMHISNIRFKINDDSKEAKYIKSVWGIGYKFINDN from the coding sequence GTGAAAAACAATAATGTTCTTTTAATCGAAGACAATTTAGAGTTACAAAACTTAATAAGTGGATTTTTAGAACCTTACAACTACACTTGTAAGGTTTTTTCTGATCCCTTTGAAGCTTTAAAAGAGTTTGAAGAAAACTTTACAAATTACTCAATTGTAATTTTAGATTTAGGACTTCCAGGAATGGATGGTTTTGATCTATTTAAAAAATTAAAAGAGATAAAAAATATTCCTATAATTATATCAACTGCTAGGGATGATATAGGAAATAAAATCCATGGCTTTGAACTTGGTGCTGATGATTATTTATCAAAACCTTATGAACCAAGGGAATTAGTTCTAAGAATTGATGCTACACTAAAAAGATACTCTAGTAGTAATGAAATGAATATAAATGATTTATATATTGATTTAGACAAAAAAAGAGTTTTTTTAGAAAATCAAGAAATTGAGTTTACAAAAATAGAATCAGAGATATTTTTTATGTTTGTAAACAATATAAATAAAGTAGTTTCTAGGGAAGATATCTTAAATCAAACAAGTCTAAAAAAAGATACAAAAAATAGAACAATCGATATGCACATAAGCAATATTAGATTTAAAATTAATGATGATTCTAAAGAGGCTAAATATATCAAATCAGTTTGGGGAATAGGGTATAAATTTATAAATGACAATTAG
- the nhaA gene encoding Na+/H+ antiporter NhaA, whose protein sequence is MKLYAPWEKAFKKVSTPFEEFLHAQTTTGLILIVMTVLALILANSSLYESYSHFFHLNIDFNVGSWALSHTLHHWINDGLMAIFFFVIGLEIKREITVGELSNLKVALLPILAAIGGMVFPALIYTSLNYGTPGSAGWGIPMATDIAFAISALVLLGKRVPTALVTFLVALAIVDDLGAVLVIALFYTETINMVALVLAASMFFIMIMFNRFGIHMILPYFIVGLFMWFFMLESGVHATIAGVLAALAIPSTPKRVPSTLAKDTKHLLEEYEKYPEKENFELHEEQKKILNNIKDKIDEVGTPASRLEHNLHLPVALLIIPIFALANAGIKIDFSSIGSTILEPVSLGIILGLIFGKVIGIFGVSWLAIKLNIAQLPTGSTLSQVFGVAFLGGIGFTMSIFVADLAFLGNAELIFQAKVGILSASLFSGLFGYFWLKSVSAKNKH, encoded by the coding sequence ATGAAATTATATGCACCATGGGAAAAAGCTTTTAAAAAAGTCTCAACACCATTTGAAGAGTTTTTACATGCTCAAACAACAACAGGGTTGATTTTGATTGTGATGACTGTATTAGCTTTAATATTGGCAAACTCATCACTTTATGAATCATATTCACATTTCTTTCACCTAAATATTGATTTTAATGTTGGCTCTTGGGCCTTATCTCATACTTTGCATCACTGGATAAATGATGGTCTAATGGCAATATTCTTTTTTGTGATAGGTTTAGAGATTAAAAGAGAAATAACAGTAGGAGAATTATCAAATCTAAAAGTTGCGCTTTTACCGATTCTTGCAGCAATTGGAGGAATGGTATTTCCTGCACTAATCTACACAAGTTTAAATTATGGAACTCCTGGAAGTGCAGGTTGGGGAATCCCTATGGCAACAGATATTGCCTTTGCAATTAGTGCTTTAGTTTTACTTGGAAAAAGAGTTCCAACAGCACTTGTTACATTTTTAGTAGCACTTGCAATTGTGGATGATTTAGGTGCTGTTTTAGTTATTGCATTATTTTATACAGAGACAATTAATATGGTAGCTCTTGTATTAGCTGCATCAATGTTTTTTATAATGATAATGTTTAATAGATTTGGAATTCATATGATATTACCTTACTTTATTGTAGGTTTATTTATGTGGTTTTTTATGCTTGAATCAGGAGTTCATGCTACAATTGCTGGTGTTTTAGCAGCCTTAGCAATTCCTTCAACTCCAAAAAGAGTTCCATCAACTTTAGCAAAAGATACTAAACATCTTTTAGAGGAGTATGAAAAGTATCCAGAAAAAGAGAATTTTGAATTACATGAAGAGCAAAAAAAGATTTTAAATAATATCAAAGATAAAATTGATGAAGTAGGTACTCCTGCATCAAGATTAGAACATAATTTACATTTACCAGTTGCTCTTTTAATTATTCCTATTTTTGCTTTAGCAAATGCTGGAATAAAAATTGATTTTAGTTCAATTGGTTCAACAATTTTAGAACCTGTATCTTTAGGAATAATTTTAGGTTTAATTTTTGGAAAAGTTATAGGAATTTTTGGAGTTTCATGGTTAGCTATTAAATTAAATATAGCACAACTTCCAACTGGAAGTACTTTAAGTCAAGTATTTGGAGTTGCATTTTTAGGTGGTATTGGTTTTACAATGTCAATATTTGTTGCAGATCTTGCGTTTTTAGGAAATGCAGAATTAATCTTCCAAGCTAAGGTTGGTATTTTAAGTGCTTCATTGTTTTCTGGATTATTTGGATATTTTTGGTTAAAATCAGTTTCAGCAAAGAACAAACATTAA
- a CDS encoding TolC family protein, with the protein MKKISILSLALSSLFLVNANALNLDEAIDIALNKNLDIKSSEFTYMKSIQSLKQSNSAYLPKLDLGYAYNNTDEAVFNNNQSETTALSATVSYNLFNGFKDLANKNASKYLSQSSKYSLNATKQDIVLSVKSAYINYLNAQNSLKTYNSAYELFKEQYEDSKNRYNQGLIARNDLLQVQVNMSSAKQNVVQAKGDLKVVKYQLSNVLGGIDLTNENIENLDEKTLSIKDYDKSKLSQRSEIQALEMALKSFNQQIKATKSSYYPTVDISASHNKYYDTFSLNKYEAIPNVDNQNSANITASWNLYSGGSTMAQVENSKIDYKNAINQLDKTKLDINLQYENAKSNLEVAIDNLDTSKLSLIQAKENYEIVKNRFDEGLATTTDLTDANYLLTQAQQGYNKAYFDKYLAIASLDRIFEINKY; encoded by the coding sequence ATGAAAAAAATTTCAATATTATCATTAGCATTAAGTTCACTATTTTTAGTGAATGCTAATGCATTAAATTTAGATGAAGCAATAGATATAGCACTAAATAAAAACTTAGATATTAAGAGTTCTGAGTTTACTTATATGAAAAGTATTCAGAGTTTAAAACAGAGTAATTCAGCATACCTTCCAAAATTAGATTTAGGATATGCTTATAATAATACAGATGAAGCAGTTTTTAATAACAACCAATCAGAAACTACAGCTTTAAGTGCAACAGTTTCTTATAATTTGTTTAATGGTTTTAAAGATTTAGCAAATAAAAATGCTTCTAAGTATTTATCTCAATCATCTAAATACTCTTTAAATGCTACAAAACAAGATATTGTTTTAAGTGTAAAAAGTGCTTATATAAACTACCTAAATGCACAAAATTCACTAAAAACATATAATAGTGCTTATGAGTTATTTAAAGAGCAGTATGAAGATTCTAAAAATAGATATAACCAAGGATTAATTGCAAGAAATGACTTATTACAAGTTCAAGTAAATATGTCAAGTGCAAAGCAAAATGTTGTTCAAGCAAAAGGTGATTTAAAAGTTGTAAAATATCAATTATCTAATGTTTTAGGTGGCATTGATTTAACAAATGAAAATATAGAAAACTTAGATGAAAAAACTCTTAGTATTAAAGATTATGATAAGTCTAAACTTTCACAAAGAAGTGAAATACAAGCATTAGAAATGGCCTTAAAATCATTTAATCAACAAATAAAAGCAACAAAATCTAGTTATTATCCAACAGTTGATATTAGTGCTTCTCATAATAAATATTATGATACTTTTTCATTAAATAAATATGAAGCTATACCAAATGTTGATAATCAAAATAGTGCTAATATAACAGCAAGTTGGAATTTATATAGCGGTGGTTCAACTATGGCACAAGTTGAAAACTCTAAAATTGATTATAAAAATGCAATAAATCAATTAGATAAAACAAAACTTGATATAAATCTTCAATATGAAAATGCTAAATCAAATTTAGAGGTGGCAATTGATAATTTAGATACTTCAAAGTTATCATTAATTCAAGCAAAAGAGAATTATGAAATTGTTAAAAATAGATTTGATGAAGGTTTAGCAACAACTACAGATTTAACAGATGCCAATTATTTATTAACTCAAGCGCAACAAGGATATAATAAAGCATATTTTGATAAATATTTAGCAATTGCAAGTTTAGATAGAATATTTGAGATAAATAAATACTAA
- a CDS encoding HPP family protein translates to MFAIYNKGSVGFRSTVDNLYELKKTDAPDAVQLKPNDDDLFQEYLTSKKGKDTQQAINAYKKVANIDTSEQVFHVKDIMTLEPVYIDQSITIQEAYDKLKDVEVNQLPVLGFSKKIMGMINKKTILNLIMDDISNINNILNRKIEDIYLDEVLTTDPITDIRRVAKVMLDFKLDAIPVVTQEDILVGIVSKTDIIKAVSHIPKFQLWS, encoded by the coding sequence ATGTTCGCAATATATAATAAAGGGAGTGTAGGATTTAGAAGTACAGTAGATAACCTGTATGAATTAAAAAAAACTGATGCTCCTGATGCTGTTCAATTAAAGCCTAATGATGATGATTTATTTCAAGAGTATTTAACTTCAAAAAAAGGGAAAGATACTCAACAAGCGATAAATGCATATAAAAAAGTCGCAAATATTGATACTTCTGAACAAGTATTTCATGTAAAAGATATTATGACTTTAGAACCTGTTTATATAGACCAATCAATAACAATCCAAGAAGCCTATGATAAATTAAAAGATGTTGAGGTTAATCAACTTCCAGTATTAGGCTTTAGCAAAAAAATCATGGGTATGATAAATAAAAAAACTATCTTAAATCTTATAATGGATGATATATCAAATATAAATAATATTTTAAATAGAAAAATTGAAGATATTTATCTTGATGAGGTTTTAACAACAGACCCTATAACAGATATAAGAAGAGTTGCAAAAGTTATGCTAGATTTTAAACTTGATGCAATTCCTGTTGTGACACAAGAGGATATTTTAGTTGGAATAGTTTCAAAAACAGATATTATAAAGGCTGTTTCACATATACCTAAATTTCAATTATGGTCATAA
- a CDS encoding IS110 family transposase — translation MYKQFIGIDISKDSFDLTLLENSGEIKLEVKLTMNRDGFDTLVEYLSTYPKEELLIAMEATGIYHLPLLSFLLENSFKCVVINPILIKSFIGSTTLRKTKNDKKDAASIALFSLKSYQSLHLASTNNIENIRPLIRERENLSKDVARLKTEIKANLVQLFPELLKNTNIFTKSILNLLLKAPSRKAIRNLREKTIQRILDDTSGNKVKITAKDILALAKTSIAVSDKYLEKVLTSKIRRLIAIQDELSILDSELENSLEDTDINNDIDIVQSIPGIGAVTSKNFMVEVSSVDKFNSVKQLCAFIGIDPSVRQSGTSINYRGKISKRGNANLRRTIWQMAIGTIRSCEKFKLYFSKKREEGKKFKQAVIAVANKLLKTIFVMLKNKTKFDENLALGVSK, via the coding sequence ATGTATAAACAATTCATAGGAATAGATATTTCTAAAGATAGCTTTGATTTAACACTACTTGAAAATAGTGGTGAAATTAAACTAGAAGTAAAGCTTACAATGAATAGAGATGGATTTGATACTTTAGTAGAGTATTTATCCACATATCCTAAAGAAGAGCTTTTAATAGCAATGGAAGCAACTGGTATTTATCATTTACCACTATTATCTTTTTTATTAGAAAATAGTTTTAAGTGTGTAGTGATTAATCCAATACTCATAAAGAGTTTTATTGGTTCAACTACCCTTAGAAAAACTAAGAATGATAAAAAAGATGCAGCTTCAATTGCTCTATTTAGTTTAAAATCATATCAATCTTTACATCTTGCTAGTACTAATAATATTGAAAATATTAGACCGCTTATCCGTGAAAGAGAAAACCTCTCGAAAGATGTAGCAAGATTAAAAACTGAAATAAAAGCTAATTTAGTGCAATTATTCCCTGAATTGTTAAAGAACACAAATATATTTACAAAGAGCATTTTAAATCTGCTCCTTAAAGCTCCTAGCCGTAAAGCAATTAGGAACTTAAGGGAAAAGACCATCCAACGAATCTTAGATGATACAAGTGGCAATAAAGTTAAAATTACTGCAAAGGATATATTAGCCTTAGCAAAAACTTCTATCGCCGTATCCGATAAATATCTTGAAAAGGTTTTAACTTCTAAAATTAGAAGATTAATAGCTATTCAAGATGAATTATCTATTCTAGATTCTGAGTTGGAAAACTCTTTAGAAGATACTGATATAAACAATGATATTGATATAGTACAATCAATACCAGGAATTGGAGCAGTAACTTCTAAAAACTTTATGGTTGAAGTATCCTCTGTTGATAAGTTTAATTCCGTAAAGCAACTATGTGCTTTTATAGGAATTGACCCATCAGTTAGACAAAGTGGTACTTCAATCAACTATAGGGGCAAAATCTCTAAAAGAGGTAATGCAAACCTTAGAAGAACTATTTGGCAAATGGCAATTGGTACTATTCGTTCTTGTGAAAAATTTAAACTCTATTTCTCTAAAAAACGAGAAGAAGGTAAAAAATTCAAACAAGCTGTTATTGCTGTTGCAAATAAACTTCTAAAAACAATATTTGTAATGTTAAAGAACAAAACCAAATTTGATGAAAATTTAGCTTTAGGTGTTTCCAAATGA
- a CDS encoding addiction module protein produces MSINEVLEQALELKANERSKLIDELLKSLDKPDEEIDQIWAEEADKRLESYRKGELKAVPMENIFK; encoded by the coding sequence ATGAGTATAAATGAAGTATTAGAGCAAGCACTAGAACTAAAAGCCAATGAAAGGTCAAAACTTATAGATGAACTTTTAAAAAGTCTTGACAAACCTGATGAAGAAATAGATCAAATTTGGGCAGAAGAAGCTGATAAACGTCTTGAATCTTATAGAAAAGGTGAGCTTAAGGCTGTACCAATGGAAAATATTTTTAAATAA
- a CDS encoding type II toxin-antitoxin system RelE/ParE family toxin: MNILFLEIAEQEFYDSQDYYEEQQTNLGEKFKKEIFNTLKRIQRFPNMYAEIRKDIRKCVVNKFPFNLLYSVEENHILIIAIAHHHRKPDYWVERISSVTR; this comes from the coding sequence ATGAATATTTTATTTCTAGAAATTGCCGAACAAGAGTTTTATGATTCGCAAGATTATTATGAAGAACAACAAACAAATTTAGGGGAAAAGTTTAAAAAAGAAATTTTCAATACCTTAAAACGAATACAAAGATTCCCAAATATGTATGCTGAAATTAGAAAAGACATAAGAAAATGTGTTGTAAATAAATTTCCATTTAATTTACTCTATTCAGTTGAAGAAAATCACATTTTAATTATTGCAATTGCTCATCATCATAGAAAACCTGACTATTGGGTTGAGAGGATTTCATCAGTTACTAGATGA
- a CDS encoding sensor histidine kinase, with amino-acid sequence MKINSSKTLSQLILLVMVFTIGLLSLIFLHLFFQKLVNGLSQKSENLKSKIYIGRYIVTDLYKIRSDFYELATTATNERGRELIKKRISKRTDEIKQSLHILKNGGTFQRVIRLNIAGQSFTTETITYKKYENSISLESIDLLPKLIKFEKMIEDMITLLKKQDIYKEQNNINKYLDLNNEIKSYYKRTPSFFIRITENANRLLYEGSKELESLQKELKKQEDYYVKLEIILVLTIFTLVFIIAFAIALQINKNTKNLERQSKSNRGVLDAQKNIVIVSNGEKMIDANKSLVDFFKNYNSFNEFKSKHLCICDFFQDINKENYLLNKDYDGLKWFEYIINNPKLPHKVAMRRDVASSISHFSISAVKKILDENTFIIIVVLTDITEEVKNQEVLKLLNENLEDLVTQKTKELQELNENLEEKIKKEVEDNRKKDKTLIQQSRYAALGEMIGNIAHQWRQPLSAISSTVTSMQLQRELNLATNDDIDKSYSSILRNISFLNQTIEDFRGFFRQDKKAIEFNILEIYRNSMTIINATYKNNAILIIDDVKESEYRALGFPNELTQVFLNILNNAKDILIEKKETQRLVKIHISQTLNHNIIEITDNGGGVEKEIKDKIFDPYFTTKHKSQGTGIGLYMCKEIIEKNLKGSLSIENRSFDYQNEKQYGACFIIKLPKY; translated from the coding sequence TTGAAAATTAATAGTTCTAAAACATTAAGTCAGCTTATTTTATTGGTAATGGTTTTTACAATAGGCCTATTATCACTTATATTTTTACATCTTTTTTTTCAAAAATTAGTAAATGGACTATCTCAAAAGAGTGAAAACCTAAAATCAAAAATTTATATTGGAAGATATATTGTGACTGATTTATATAAAATAAGATCAGATTTTTATGAATTAGCAACAACAGCAACAAATGAAAGAGGTAGAGAATTAATAAAAAAAAGAATATCAAAAAGAACCGATGAAATAAAACAGAGTTTACATATTTTGAAAAATGGGGGAACATTTCAAAGGGTTATTAGATTAAATATTGCGGGTCAAAGTTTCACAACTGAAACAATAACTTATAAAAAATATGAAAACAGTATATCCTTAGAATCTATTGATCTTCTTCCTAAACTTATAAAATTTGAAAAAATGATTGAAGATATGATTACTCTTTTGAAAAAACAAGATATTTATAAAGAGCAAAATAATATAAATAAATATTTAGATTTAAATAATGAAATTAAAAGCTATTACAAAAGAACTCCATCTTTTTTTATTAGAATTACTGAAAACGCTAACAGATTATTATATGAAGGTTCTAAGGAGCTTGAATCACTACAAAAAGAGCTAAAAAAGCAAGAGGATTATTATGTTAAGCTAGAGATAATTCTTGTATTAACTATCTTTACTTTAGTTTTTATAATTGCATTTGCAATCGCTTTACAAATTAATAAAAATACAAAAAATCTAGAAAGACAAAGTAAATCAAATCGTGGTGTTTTAGATGCACAAAAGAATATTGTAATAGTTAGTAATGGTGAAAAAATGATTGATGCAAATAAATCATTAGTTGATTTTTTTAAAAATTATAATAGTTTTAATGAGTTTAAATCTAAGCATTTATGTATTTGTGATTTTTTCCAAGATATTAATAAAGAGAACTATTTATTAAATAAAGATTATGATGGTTTAAAATGGTTTGAATATATAATTAATAATCCCAAACTACCACATAAAGTTGCTATGAGAAGAGATGTAGCTAGTAGTATCAGTCACTTTTCGATTAGTGCTGTAAAAAAGATTTTAGATGAAAATACATTTATTATTATAGTTGTTTTAACTGATATCACTGAAGAGGTTAAAAACCAAGAAGTACTAAAACTCTTAAATGAAAACTTAGAAGATTTAGTAACTCAAAAAACAAAAGAGCTTCAAGAATTAAATGAAAATCTAGAAGAAAAAATTAAGAAAGAAGTTGAAGATAATAGAAAAAAAGATAAAACTCTAATTCAACAATCTAGATACGCAGCACTAGGAGAGATGATAGGTAATATTGCCCATCAATGGAGACAACCACTATCAGCTATCTCTTCAACTGTTACTTCAATGCAACTGCAAAGAGAATTAAATCTTGCAACTAATGATGATATTGATAAATCTTATTCATCAATTTTAAGAAATATCAGTTTTTTAAATCAAACTATTGAAGATTTTAGAGGTTTCTTTAGACAAGATAAAAAAGCTATAGAGTTTAATATTTTAGAGATTTACAGAAATTCAATGACTATAATAAATGCAACCTATAAAAATAATGCTATTTTAATAATAGATGATGTTAAAGAGTCTGAATATAGGGCTTTAGGATTTCCAAATGAATTAACTCAAGTTTTTTTAAATATTTTAAATAATGCAAAAGATATTTTAATAGAAAAAAAAGAAACTCAAAGGTTAGTAAAAATACATATAAGTCAAACTCTAAACCATAACATAATTGAAATTACTGATAATGGTGGAGGAGTTGAAAAAGAGATTAAAGATAAAATTTTTGATCCATACTTTACAACAAAACATAAATCTCAAGGAACAGGAATTGGACTTTATATGTGCAAAGAGATTATAGAAAAAAACCTAAAAGGTTCTTTATCTATAGAAAATAGAAGTTTTGATTATCAAAATGAAAAACAATATGGAGCTTGTTTTATAATCAAACTTCCTAAATATTAA
- a CDS encoding DMT family transporter, which translates to MQLFILVSLSLIFLSANSIFARMALITQNIDAFSFTFLRILSGAILLLIIYFYKTKTLKFDLKKNWISSFMLFLYAICFSYSYVNMEAGVGTLILFASVQISMILIAIFYKEKFSSKKALGVIIAFSGLFYLLYPKEEFSLSFYHSFLMILSGIAWAVYSVLGKKSTNATLNTTDNFLKATLFVIVFMSLFISELKFDLYTASLAIISGSLTSAVGYLIWYFVLPKMKITTASILQLLVPIIAIFLGVVFLDEALTFELIISTLLILLGILIALFWAG; encoded by the coding sequence ATGCAACTTTTTATTTTAGTTTCACTCTCACTTATATTTTTAAGTGCAAACTCTATTTTTGCAAGAATGGCATTAATTACCCAAAATATTGATGCTTTCTCTTTTACTTTTTTACGTATACTTTCAGGGGCAATTTTACTTTTAATAATATATTTTTATAAAACTAAAACTCTGAAATTTGATTTGAAAAAGAACTGGATAAGCTCTTTTATGCTTTTTTTATATGCCATTTGTTTTTCATACTCTTATGTAAATATGGAAGCAGGAGTTGGAACTTTAATTCTTTTTGCAAGTGTTCAAATAAGTATGATTTTAATAGCAATTTTTTATAAAGAAAAGTTTAGTTCAAAAAAAGCTTTAGGTGTAATTATAGCTTTTAGTGGACTATTTTATTTATTGTATCCCAAAGAAGAGTTTTCCTTATCTTTTTATCACTCTTTTTTAATGATATTATCAGGTATCGCTTGGGCTGTTTATAGTGTTCTTGGGAAAAAATCAACAAATGCTACTTTAAATACAACTGATAATTTTTTAAAAGCTACACTATTTGTTATTGTATTTATGTCTCTTTTTATTAGTGAATTAAAATTTGATTTATATACTGCAAGTTTAGCAATTATATCTGGTTCATTAACATCTGCAGTTGGGTATTTGATTTGGTATTTTGTTTTACCTAAAATGAAAATTACAACAGCAAGTATATTGCAGCTTTTAGTTCCTATTATTGCTATATTTTTAGGAGTTGTATTTTTAGATGAAGCTCTTACTTTTGAGTTGATTATTTCAACGCTACTTATTCTTCTAGGGATTTTAATAGCTCTTTTTTGGGCTGGCTAA